A stretch of the Candidatus Micrarchaeota archaeon genome encodes the following:
- a CDS encoding AAA family ATPase — translation MRRERKINARNYRLDSFNIKNFRSINNLSMNFPVNDLMIICGANNVGKTNFLRALDLFFSLDSDKFNEIDDIPYFISEGSRGGGYKTTFNAIFISDSFRKVKIKAIFEKIEGEKRVTVTGKLGRQNIREDRIRDFISGFRFIFIESSNIDITNTIAQILNSDVLLTLANNKKNKIVLDDLNKFIEESKNSVKRIQDEITTIIKETVEGIEGIDPTKWKAEILFPEFKSLRDAISNLVVFTLNDSNNRVIKTKGSGIQRVVLFSLIQYISDSSGKNIIWGIDEPEVFLQPALQKKMQGRIAGLAKSIPIIITTHSHNFIDLKSMDHTYLFEASKVEAKQYKRKPNQTFYESKTLINSSSGIEKINLIKRHLGITRGDTWELLPYNLLVEGEDDKMYINSLMEFYGIEKPNIFVAEGADKAKNYLNFLNDYAKEIKYRPKVLCILDHDNKGIEVYKYLQSNSNKYGNLEVTATHMPRFDGRVSEEHRYEIEDFLPKEMVLDAVNYFLYKKGYQKLGVDSLSNRTNTAYDKKEILNLLSLLAVVKNPDLKDLDLSSPEIKKYLCKIICDSLKINQNNYGELLKQNQIIKNFISSIAT, via the coding sequence ATGAGAAGGGAAAGAAAAATTAATGCCAGGAATTATCGTTTAGATTCATTTAATATCAAAAACTTTAGATCTATAAACAATTTATCAATGAATTTTCCTGTAAACGATCTAATGATAATCTGTGGTGCAAATAACGTTGGCAAGACAAACTTTCTTAGAGCATTAGACCTATTTTTCTCATTGGATTCTGACAAATTCAATGAAATAGACGATATACCTTATTTTATTTCTGAGGGTTCTAGAGGTGGCGGATATAAGACTACATTTAATGCAATTTTTATTTCAGATTCATTTAGAAAAGTAAAGATTAAAGCAATATTTGAAAAAATAGAAGGTGAAAAACGAGTTACAGTAACTGGCAAGTTAGGCAGACAGAATATAAGAGAGGATAGAATAAGAGATTTCATATCAGGATTTAGATTTATCTTTATAGAATCTAGTAACATTGATATAACAAATACAATTGCACAGATTCTAAATAGTGACGTTCTTTTAACCCTGGCCAATAATAAAAAGAACAAAATTGTCTTAGACGATCTAAACAAATTTATTGAAGAATCAAAAAATTCAGTCAAAAGAATCCAGGATGAAATTACCACAATTATAAAAGAAACTGTTGAAGGGATAGAGGGGATAGATCCAACCAAATGGAAAGCAGAAATATTGTTTCCAGAGTTTAAAAGTCTAAGGGACGCAATTTCTAACTTAGTTGTTTTTACATTGAATGATTCAAATAATAGGGTAATTAAAACCAAGGGAAGTGGTATACAAAGGGTCGTGCTTTTCTCATTGATACAATATATATCTGATAGTTCTGGTAAGAATATCATATGGGGTATAGATGAGCCAGAAGTGTTTTTGCAGCCAGCGTTACAAAAGAAGATGCAGGGCAGAATTGCCGGTCTTGCAAAATCTATACCTATAATAATAACAACACATTCTCATAATTTTATAGACCTAAAGAGTATGGACCATACATACTTATTCGAAGCATCAAAGGTAGAGGCTAAACAATACAAAAGGAAACCAAATCAGACATTCTATGAGTCAAAAACTTTGATTAACTCAAGTTCTGGAATTGAGAAAATAAATCTGATAAAGAGACATTTAGGCATAACAAGAGGAGACACTTGGGAATTGCTGCCTTATAACCTATTAGTTGAAGGAGAAGATGATAAGATGTATATTAATAGTCTTATGGAATTTTATGGAATAGAAAAACCAAACATATTTGTTGCAGAAGGTGCAGACAAAGCAAAAAACTATCTAAATTTTCTTAATGACTATGCAAAAGAGATAAAATATAGGCCAAAAGTTCTATGCATATTAGACCATGATAATAAAGGTATAGAAGTTTACAAATATTTACAGAGTAATTCAAATAAATACGGAAATTTAGAAGTTACGGCAACACATATGCCTAGATTTGATGGGCGAGTATCTGAAGAACACAGATATGAAATTGAGGATTTTCTACCCAAGGAAATGGTTTTAGATGCAGTAAATTATTTCTTATACAAAAAGGGGTATCAAAAACTCGGAGTAGATTCGTTATCAAACAGAACTAATACCGCATATGACAAGAAAGAAATCTTAAATTTACTAAGTCTATTGGCGGTAGTAAAAAACCCTGATCTCAAAGATTTAGACTTATCCAGTCCAGAGATTAAAAAATATCTATGTAAAATTATATGTGATTCATTAAAGATTAATCAAAATAACTATGGGGAGCTGTTAAAACAAAATCAGATAATTAAAAATTTTATTTCATCTATAGCAACTTAA
- a CDS encoding right-handed parallel beta-helix repeat-containing protein, which translates to MDDQEPADDLVIGSGGNGKSGNDSYSGNPKQQGQPTPHQIIDEGKPLPVIPIIAIAVILVIGGAAFLFLKGYILAAPTTTSTSTILSSVSPISGCQIIARSGKYFVPSDIKTAIQGGACINVSASNVNIACDNSRIVGSGPFLIVPPFTYGIQIMNDSNVTVTGCKILNFSYGIYSVSSNGVGLSNNNVSLNFVSNIYLNNTHNSTVRNNYMSKASSTQGSMFLTNGTSGITVLNNTIQYNNYYGININASNNTFIDNFLNGTQYSFRCSVPNSFPISSRASGNVCANSTGCGFLECRSVNIPANISKLVLSSRISSCGSVVNPGTYELASDIDMRNFINISNILSVLTPCIRVASKNVVINCNGFGIYNSTVAVSSSGIQNVTIKNCKINNADVGILLNGATSFSILNTSFKNEGYGIEMYNSSLNDLLNVTVTSDTNAVLLSSSFSNLLQDVRILNNTYGVYLQNNSYSNTFNKATILNNSKMDVFATQDSANISYNLMSSTTCGYTTAQWATCKHFIGPAMAYVPFSECGTISQPGNYILQSSIANGYGQCIHITASNVTLSCAGHVVSAGPTIQGPGMMVSDAHNVTINNCDFLAFPTSVNVTHSSLVTLEGIGSHNSNYGIVLDNVENGGIYNSSVNATNNASIMLYNTSNVRITNAIVSYGQKRNIALLVNNSQNNTIDNSIASHNYIGMELSGKSSNNTIMNNTMQSDTKLDYMCIGNGGIDSEKGGINYGTTKSGCHWLAAITPIHPKPECIAASEPSLLYLTQDYEYTTGSTCFTLFANTSTINCNGHTIIATSGGTFAEFKNSQDSRIENCYLKDFADTITATNSTVTVFNNTVYESAPGSIAIHLNDSRLGVTVQSNNVSTSGTGIYLSNIGSGSLEDNLVSRANTAYYLHNVTAMTIKGDTAYPGAYFGLILNDSLTNILQNNNMFSSGTGISCLLRSQGRSNNTDLGNNACNSQSNCLWLQSSSQQCP; encoded by the coding sequence ATGGATGATCAGGAGCCAGCGGACGATTTGGTTATAGGCTCCGGAGGCAATGGCAAATCCGGCAATGACTCCTATTCCGGTAACCCCAAGCAGCAGGGCCAGCCCACGCCGCACCAGATAATCGACGAAGGGAAGCCGCTTCCTGTAATACCCATAATAGCAATTGCCGTCATACTAGTGATAGGCGGCGCCGCATTCCTTTTCCTGAAGGGCTACATACTTGCGGCCCCGACAACCACTTCAACCTCGACGATATTGTCCAGCGTGAGCCCGATAAGCGGGTGCCAGATAATAGCAAGGTCAGGCAAGTACTTCGTCCCGTCGGACATAAAGACCGCGATACAGGGCGGCGCATGCATAAACGTCTCAGCAAGCAACGTCAACATAGCCTGCGACAACAGCAGGATAGTTGGTTCAGGGCCGTTTCTGATAGTGCCCCCGTTCACCTACGGCATACAGATAATGAACGACAGCAATGTCACCGTGACCGGGTGCAAGATACTCAATTTCTCCTATGGGATATACTCCGTATCTTCCAACGGCGTCGGGCTTTCCAACAACAACGTCTCTCTGAACTTCGTTTCCAACATATACCTGAACAATACCCACAACAGCACAGTGCGCAACAACTACATGTCCAAGGCCTCCAGCACGCAGGGTTCGATGTTCCTCACAAACGGCACCAGCGGCATAACGGTACTGAACAACACGATACAGTACAACAACTATTACGGCATAAACATCAACGCCTCTAACAACACGTTCATAGACAACTTCCTGAACGGGACCCAGTACTCGTTCAGGTGCAGCGTGCCAAACAGCTTCCCGATAAGCAGCAGGGCATCCGGAAACGTATGCGCAAACAGCACCGGCTGCGGCTTCCTGGAGTGCAGGAGCGTCAACATACCTGCGAACATATCCAAGCTGGTGCTATCCAGCAGGATAAGCAGCTGCGGCTCGGTAGTAAACCCCGGCACGTACGAACTTGCATCGGACATAGACATGAGGAACTTCATCAACATATCCAACATACTGTCGGTGCTAACCCCTTGCATAAGGGTTGCATCCAAAAACGTGGTGATAAACTGCAACGGCTTCGGAATATACAACTCCACGGTTGCGGTTAGCTCATCAGGCATCCAGAACGTGACAATCAAGAACTGCAAGATCAACAATGCAGATGTGGGCATTCTGCTGAACGGGGCGACCTCCTTCAGCATACTCAACACCTCGTTCAAGAATGAGGGATACGGGATAGAGATGTACAACTCCAGCCTTAACGACCTGCTCAACGTTACCGTAACATCCGATACGAATGCCGTGCTACTGTCCTCCTCGTTCTCCAACCTTCTGCAGGACGTCAGGATACTGAACAACACATACGGGGTTTACCTCCAGAACAATTCCTACTCCAACACCTTCAACAAGGCGACGATACTGAACAACTCAAAGATGGACGTCTTCGCGACCCAGGACTCCGCAAACATCTCCTACAACCTTATGAGCTCAACCACATGCGGCTACACCACCGCGCAATGGGCCACGTGCAAGCACTTCATAGGGCCTGCAATGGCATATGTGCCGTTCTCCGAGTGCGGGACCATAAGCCAGCCGGGGAACTACATACTGCAGTCAAGCATAGCAAACGGGTACGGGCAGTGCATTCACATCACGGCAAGCAACGTAACCCTCTCCTGCGCTGGCCATGTAGTATCTGCAGGGCCAACAATTCAGGGCCCGGGTATGATGGTGTCGGATGCGCACAACGTAACAATAAACAACTGCGATTTCCTCGCATTCCCGACATCTGTCAATGTAACGCATTCTTCGCTCGTCACCCTTGAGGGGATAGGCTCCCACAATTCGAACTACGGCATCGTGCTCGACAACGTGGAAAACGGCGGCATATACAACAGCAGCGTAAACGCAACTAACAACGCGAGCATAATGCTCTACAACACAAGCAACGTCAGGATAACTAACGCCATAGTCTCCTATGGGCAGAAGCGCAACATAGCGCTGCTGGTCAACAATTCGCAGAACAACACGATAGACAACTCGATAGCGTCGCACAACTACATAGGCATGGAATTGTCGGGCAAATCCTCAAACAACACCATAATGAACAACACGATGCAGTCTGACACAAAGCTCGATTACATGTGCATAGGCAACGGCGGGATAGATTCGGAGAAAGGCGGGATAAACTACGGCACCACCAAGTCTGGCTGCCACTGGCTTGCTGCGATAACCCCGATACATCCGAAGCCGGAGTGCATTGCTGCTTCAGAGCCCAGCCTCCTATACCTGACGCAGGACTACGAGTATACGACAGGCTCGACATGCTTCACCCTGTTCGCAAACACGTCAACGATAAACTGCAACGGCCACACGATAATAGCAACGAGCGGGGGCACGTTTGCCGAATTCAAGAACTCGCAGGATTCCAGGATCGAAAACTGCTACCTCAAGGACTTCGCCGATACAATAACCGCTACGAACTCCACGGTTACCGTATTCAACAACACCGTATACGAAAGCGCCCCCGGAAGCATAGCGATCCACCTCAACGACTCAAGGCTCGGCGTAACCGTGCAGAGCAACAACGTGTCAACCTCGGGCACCGGCATATACCTGTCAAACATAGGCTCGGGATCGCTCGAGGACAATCTGGTAAGCAGGGCGAACACCGCATATTACCTGCATAACGTCACCGCGATGACCATAAAGGGCGACACCGCATATCCTGGCGCCTACTTCGGGCTCATACTGAACGATTCCCTGACCAACATACTGCAGAACAACAACATGTTCTCTTCAGGCACGGGCATCTCCTGCCTGCTCAGGTCGCAGGGCCGCTCCAACAACACCGACCTAGGCAACAACGCATGCAATAGCCAGTCCAACTGCCTTTGGCTGCAAAGCTCATCGCAGCAGTGCCCGTAA
- a CDS encoding M48 family metallopeptidase, translating to MLEDDFKKEVFDWASEVGVKPKEVHIRKMSKKWASCSTKGRVTFSSELLEKPIDFRNEVIAHELLHMRYKNHDKMFKAVLNAHLDKKNNVKIK from the coding sequence ATGCTTGAAGACGACTTTAAAAAGGAGGTATTCGATTGGGCTAGTGAAGTAGGTGTCAAACCAAAAGAAGTCCATATAAGGAAAATGAGTAAAAAATGGGCAAGTTGCTCAACTAAAGGGCGAGTAACATTCTCATCAGAACTTCTTGAAAAACCTATAGACTTCAGAAATGAAGTAATAGCCCATGAATTATTACATATGAGATACAAAAATCATGATAAAATGTTTAAAGCAGTTTTGAATGCACATCTAGATAAGAAGAATAATGTTAAGATAAAATGA
- a CDS encoding HsdR family type I site-specific deoxyribonuclease, with translation MSKLGVERGAVQNPLIKYVEEIGWEYINPDEALRLRGGESGLILRSIFAEQLSKLNSFMNKSMVEELIKKIEKLPPNIEGNLQAWEYLKGVKNVYVPKEKRERNVEIISNDLKKNVFQVTDEFAYTNGTKTNRFDVVFFINGFPIFFVETKASHKVGGMADALDQVRRYHKETPEPLTLLQVYTLTHLIQFFYSSTWGYSMKSLFNWKVESKSKDFEGLVKDFFNKEKSMKTIFDYVLFTRKDDVLQKVVLRPHQMRAIDKIIERVASKTKNRGLVWHTQGSGKTYTMIVVAQKIIENPLFENPTVIMLVDRNELETQLFGNLESVGFKDVHVVDSKRTLLELLQTDTKGLIVTMIHKFEGMPKDVNTKKNLFVLVDEAHRTTGGDLGNYLMGALPNATYIGFTGTPIDKTSHGKGTFVTFGKDDTTGYLDKYGIAESIEDGTTVKLHYSLASNELLPDKETLNKEFLDLKAAEGVSDIEYLNKILDKAVNLKNMLKNKTRVKKVAKYIAEHYKSYVEPMGYKAFLVAVDRDACAMYKQELDKLLPKEYSEVVYSPAQNDPPELQKYYLLDEKEKQIRKDFTKQDKMPKILIVTEKLLTGFDAPILYCMYLDKPMRDHVLLQAIARVNRPYEDEQGRKKPCGFVLDFIGIFDKLEKALSFDSHDIAGIIKDIEVLKDKFKSLMEHDAKTYLSIIKGKTQDKAVEAILNHFKNEVRRKDFYEFYNELSNIYEIVSPDSFLRDYIEDYDTLSRMVKILKEAYEPGIVIDREFSRKTAKLVQEHTKVGQIKSSLDVYEINQDTIKKLEKNQASDTEKVFNLLKSIEKVVTEQFNKNPYLIPIGERAETISAMFIQRQHDTKETLEDLKELINDINNAKKEQSEKRMPSDVFAVYWVLRNEGLTQADDIARHSGELFNKYPYWRTSEEQERKVKQELYKILITNSISNKKAVQIGTKLVNILKKGE, from the coding sequence ATGAGTAAACTTGGTGTAGAAAGAGGTGCCGTTCAGAATCCATTGATAAAATATGTTGAAGAAATTGGATGGGAATATATTAATCCTGATGAAGCTCTAAGATTAAGGGGAGGTGAGTCTGGACTTATTTTAAGATCTATTTTTGCTGAACAACTGTCTAAATTAAATTCGTTCATGAATAAATCTATGGTGGAAGAACTAATTAAAAAGATAGAAAAGTTACCTCCCAACATTGAGGGAAATCTACAAGCCTGGGAATATCTTAAAGGTGTAAAGAATGTTTATGTCCCAAAAGAAAAAAGAGAACGTAATGTTGAAATAATTAGTAATGATCTAAAAAAGAATGTATTTCAAGTAACTGACGAATTCGCTTATACAAACGGAACTAAAACTAATAGATTTGATGTAGTTTTCTTTATCAACGGTTTTCCTATATTTTTTGTTGAAACCAAAGCATCACACAAAGTAGGTGGAATGGCAGATGCATTAGATCAGGTTAGACGATATCACAAAGAAACGCCAGAGCCACTAACATTACTTCAGGTATATACACTAACTCATCTGATCCAATTCTTCTATTCTTCTACTTGGGGATATTCAATGAAATCGCTCTTTAACTGGAAAGTAGAAAGTAAATCAAAAGATTTTGAAGGATTGGTCAAGGACTTCTTTAACAAAGAAAAATCAATGAAGACAATTTTCGATTATGTTCTATTCACAAGAAAGGACGATGTACTACAAAAGGTCGTTCTAAGACCTCACCAGATGAGGGCTATAGACAAAATAATCGAGAGAGTTGCAAGTAAGACAAAAAATAGAGGCTTGGTATGGCATACTCAAGGTTCTGGAAAGACATATACTATGATTGTTGTTGCTCAGAAAATAATAGAGAATCCCTTATTTGAGAATCCAACTGTTATCATGCTCGTTGACAGGAACGAATTGGAAACTCAATTATTCGGAAATCTAGAATCTGTAGGTTTCAAAGACGTACATGTAGTTGATTCAAAGAGGACCTTGCTTGAACTATTGCAGACAGACACTAAAGGACTGATTGTAACAATGATACATAAGTTTGAAGGTATGCCAAAGGACGTCAATACAAAAAAGAACCTTTTCGTGCTTGTTGATGAAGCTCATAGAACTACTGGAGGGGACCTTGGCAACTACCTCATGGGTGCTTTACCAAATGCGACATACATTGGGTTTACAGGGACACCGATAGATAAGACCTCGCATGGCAAGGGAACGTTTGTTACCTTTGGCAAGGATGACACTACTGGCTACCTTGATAAATATGGGATAGCTGAATCTATAGAAGATGGGACTACAGTTAAGCTCCATTACTCTCTTGCCTCTAATGAGCTATTGCCAGACAAGGAGACATTGAACAAAGAGTTCCTGGACCTGAAAGCGGCAGAAGGAGTAAGTGACATAGAATACCTTAACAAGATCTTGGATAAGGCAGTCAACCTAAAGAACATGCTTAAGAACAAAACAAGAGTAAAAAAGGTGGCCAAGTACATAGCCGAGCATTACAAAAGCTACGTTGAGCCTATGGGTTACAAGGCATTCCTGGTGGCAGTTGACAGAGATGCGTGTGCCATGTATAAACAGGAGCTTGACAAGCTACTACCAAAGGAATACTCGGAAGTTGTCTATAGTCCGGCCCAGAACGACCCTCCAGAATTACAAAAATACTACCTTTTGGATGAGAAGGAGAAGCAAATAAGAAAGGACTTCACAAAACAGGACAAAATGCCAAAAATACTCATAGTTACTGAAAAGCTCCTCACTGGGTTTGATGCACCAATACTTTATTGCATGTATCTTGACAAGCCGATGAGAGACCATGTGCTTCTTCAGGCAATAGCCAGGGTCAACAGGCCATATGAAGATGAGCAAGGTAGGAAGAAGCCATGCGGCTTCGTGCTTGATTTCATAGGTATATTCGATAAACTCGAGAAGGCGTTATCTTTTGACTCTCACGATATAGCAGGCATAATAAAGGATATCGAAGTTCTAAAGGACAAATTCAAGAGTTTAATGGAACACGATGCGAAGACCTACCTATCCATAATCAAAGGTAAAACGCAAGATAAAGCAGTTGAAGCTATACTTAACCACTTCAAGAATGAGGTCAGGCGGAAGGACTTCTATGAATTCTACAACGAGCTTTCGAATATTTATGAGATTGTGTCTCCCGATTCCTTTCTGAGGGACTACATAGAGGACTATGACACCCTATCGAGGATGGTCAAGATCCTGAAGGAGGCATATGAACCAGGAATAGTTATTGACAGGGAATTCTCAAGGAAGACAGCAAAATTGGTTCAAGAACATACGAAAGTCGGTCAGATAAAGTCAAGTTTGGACGTATATGAGATCAATCAGGATACTATAAAGAAACTCGAGAAGAATCAAGCTTCTGATACTGAGAAGGTATTCAACCTTTTGAAGAGCATAGAAAAGGTCGTAACTGAACAGTTCAACAAGAATCCATATCTTATACCAATAGGGGAAAGGGCTGAGACTATCTCTGCAATGTTCATACAGCGGCAACATGATACCAAAGAGACCCTTGAGGATCTGAAAGAGCTTATAAATGATATAAACAACGCAAAGAAGGAGCAGAGTGAGAAAAGGATGCCATCCGATGTCTTTGCAGTCTATTGGGTATTGAGGAACGAAGGCTTAACCCAAGCTGATGACATAGCAAGGCACAGTGGAGAATTGTTTAACAAATATCCCTATTGGAGAACAAGTGAGGAGCAAGAAAGGAAAGTCAAACAGGAACTTTATAAGATTTTGATTACAAATAGTATAAGCAATAAGAAAGCTGTCCAGATAGGGACGAAACTGGTCAACATTCTAAAGAAGGGGGAATGA
- a CDS encoding ATP-dependent DNA ligase codes for MLFKELAEYYDRLESVSSRLKMIEILSELMGKLDADEASAAVYITQGILLPAFEGAEMGVADRLVEEAAAIATGYRKEQIESEYRKTGDMGLAVQNIKEKTKLKGIRSRQYRIKEIYEGMMRIADTSGAGSKEKKVNMLADMIGAGTPAEAKYIARFPLGQLRLGVGDSTIMEALSVANTGDRKFKAEVERAYNICSDLGLVARELKAKGKRAIEDFRVSLFKPVRPALAERLATAEDILERMHGIAAVEQKYDGFRVQVHKDGRKIRLFSRRLENTTEMFPDIVKAVEKEVGAGRIIFEGEALAFNEATSEYLPFQETIQRKRKHDIAKKAEELPLHLFAFDLLYLDEKDWLSEPYEKRRSKIEEILKNGKLITPTTRIVTKSPKELDEFFAKSIENGLEGVIAKDLDAPYIAGARKFSWIKLKRSYRAKLADSMDLVILGYYLGHGSRAEFKFGGLLCGVYNEKRDMFETISRIGTGFTEVQMEELRDKLNRIKTKGKPARVDSVIAPDFWVDPRYVVTVNADEITKSPMHTCGRSKNGEGIEIGYALRFPRLVGGEHPIRSDKGPEETTTTGEIIEMFKLQKKVGLKE; via the coding sequence ATGCTATTCAAGGAGCTTGCGGAATACTACGACAGGCTTGAGTCCGTATCCTCGAGGCTGAAGATGATAGAGATACTCAGCGAGCTCATGGGCAAGCTCGACGCCGACGAGGCATCCGCGGCTGTTTACATAACGCAGGGCATACTCCTACCAGCATTCGAGGGCGCGGAGATGGGGGTGGCGGACAGGCTGGTTGAGGAGGCTGCAGCTATAGCTACAGGCTACAGGAAGGAGCAGATAGAAAGCGAGTACAGGAAAACTGGCGACATGGGCCTAGCAGTGCAGAACATAAAGGAAAAAACGAAGCTGAAGGGCATCAGGAGCAGGCAGTACCGCATAAAGGAGATATACGAGGGCATGATGAGGATAGCGGATACCTCCGGGGCAGGCAGCAAGGAGAAGAAGGTGAACATGCTTGCCGACATGATCGGCGCCGGAACCCCTGCAGAGGCCAAATACATCGCTAGGTTCCCCCTGGGCCAGTTGAGGCTAGGCGTAGGGGACTCCACGATAATGGAGGCGCTCTCTGTTGCCAATACTGGGGACAGGAAGTTCAAGGCGGAAGTAGAAAGGGCATACAACATATGCAGCGACCTGGGCCTCGTAGCAAGGGAGCTCAAGGCGAAGGGAAAGCGCGCGATAGAGGACTTCAGGGTTTCGCTCTTCAAGCCGGTGAGGCCAGCGCTTGCCGAAAGGCTGGCCACGGCAGAGGACATACTGGAGCGCATGCACGGCATAGCCGCTGTGGAGCAGAAATACGACGGCTTCAGGGTGCAGGTGCACAAGGACGGCAGGAAGATAAGGCTGTTTTCCAGGAGGCTGGAGAACACCACCGAGATGTTCCCTGATATTGTAAAGGCGGTCGAGAAGGAGGTTGGTGCAGGCAGGATAATATTCGAGGGGGAGGCGCTTGCCTTCAACGAGGCTACATCCGAATACCTCCCGTTCCAGGAGACGATACAGAGGAAAAGGAAGCACGACATAGCGAAGAAGGCCGAGGAGCTTCCGCTTCACCTCTTCGCCTTCGACCTGCTTTACCTGGACGAGAAGGACTGGCTCTCCGAGCCCTACGAGAAAAGGAGGTCGAAGATAGAGGAGATACTGAAGAACGGGAAGCTGATAACCCCTACCACAAGGATAGTAACGAAATCCCCGAAGGAGCTCGACGAGTTCTTCGCCAAGTCGATAGAGAACGGCCTGGAGGGCGTTATAGCAAAGGACCTTGACGCGCCCTACATAGCCGGGGCAAGGAAGTTCTCCTGGATAAAGCTCAAGAGGAGCTACAGGGCAAAGCTCGCGGACAGCATGGACCTTGTCATACTGGGGTATTACCTCGGCCACGGGAGCAGGGCTGAATTCAAGTTCGGCGGGCTCCTGTGCGGCGTGTACAACGAGAAAAGGGACATGTTCGAGACGATATCAAGGATAGGGACCGGGTTCACCGAGGTGCAGATGGAGGAATTGAGGGACAAGCTGAACAGGATAAAGACCAAAGGCAAGCCGGCAAGGGTAGACTCCGTGATAGCCCCAGATTTCTGGGTGGACCCGAGGTACGTAGTGACGGTGAATGCAGACGAGATAACGAAGTCGCCGATGCATACGTGCGGCAGGTCAAAGAACGGGGAAGGAATAGAGATAGGATATGCCCTGAGGTTCCCCAGGCTGGTCGGAGGCGAGCATCCGATAAGGTCTGACAAGGGTCCCGAGGAAACAACCACTACTGGCGAGATAATAGAGATGTTCAAGCTCCAGAAGAAGGTGGGGCTTAAGGAATAG
- a CDS encoding tyrosine-type recombinase/integrase: MENPYIDNGEVQIRTQLRRINKLEEPNKSYALQFKVWMELQNRAKRTIAKRLDELIFVLKELGDKDAKRATKADIERIVIAINNARRKDGKPIATISRGKIKMTLRKFYKFLLKSSTYPKIVEDIRPDRVKNALLPTDMLSEADVESLIRQCRNPRDKALLSLLWSGLRVGELLTIRMNSIRIENDEVDITVTGKSGQRTIALLNPTYLISYIHQMRSNAEPMAPLFVKLQNGIPTEDWLSYMSLKKMLHDLKCRIPELKGRRIYAHLFRHSFASFLAGQNFNPEVMRRYFGWASNEMANVYVHLNDQTVKSAIRALGNREMKIPEPKLIPKECWRCHLKNEPDAEVCARCSAYLDQEKIRRGQIDRNAEMQALRDELAEIKSMLTKGSIYYPKLIDKGLQVDNQPLGQTLQKARRYDHKSKPDASTPV; this comes from the coding sequence ATGGAGAATCCATACATCGACAACGGCGAAGTACAGATAAGGACGCAGCTGAGACGGATAAACAAGCTTGAGGAGCCGAACAAATCCTATGCATTGCAGTTCAAGGTGTGGATGGAGCTGCAGAACAGGGCAAAGAGGACCATCGCCAAGCGTCTGGACGAGCTGATTTTTGTACTGAAGGAATTGGGCGACAAGGACGCGAAGAGGGCCACAAAGGCAGATATTGAGCGTATAGTGATAGCCATAAACAATGCCAGGCGGAAGGATGGAAAGCCGATAGCGACCATCTCGAGGGGCAAGATAAAGATGACACTGCGCAAATTCTACAAATTCCTGCTCAAGAGCAGCACATATCCGAAGATAGTCGAGGACATAAGGCCCGACAGGGTGAAAAACGCGTTGCTGCCCACTGACATGCTGTCAGAGGCAGATGTCGAGAGCCTTATAAGGCAGTGCAGGAATCCGCGTGACAAGGCGCTGCTGAGTTTGCTATGGAGCGGTTTGCGTGTAGGTGAATTACTGACGATCAGGATGAATAGCATAAGGATAGAGAATGATGAGGTAGACATAACAGTCACAGGAAAATCGGGCCAGAGGACAATAGCACTGCTGAATCCGACATATCTCATCAGTTACATCCATCAGATGCGCAGCAACGCAGAGCCAATGGCACCTCTATTTGTCAAGCTGCAGAACGGAATACCAACAGAGGACTGGCTGAGTTACATGAGCCTGAAGAAGATGCTGCACGACCTCAAATGCAGGATTCCAGAGCTGAAGGGGAGGCGTATATATGCGCACCTATTCAGGCACAGCTTTGCATCTTTCCTCGCAGGACAGAATTTCAATCCAGAGGTGATGCGCCGGTATTTCGGATGGGCTAGCAATGAGATGGCAAATGTATACGTCCATCTCAACGACCAGACGGTGAAGAGCGCGATAAGGGCGCTGGGAAACAGGGAGATGAAGATACCTGAACCGAAACTGATACCAAAAGAGTGTTGGAGGTGCCATCTGAAGAATGAGCCGGATGCAGAGGTATGTGCCAGGTGCTCAGCATACCTGGATCAGGAGAAAATCCGTAGGGGCCAGATAGATAGGAATGCTGAGATGCAGGCACTAAGAGATGAGCTGGCAGAGATAAAGAGCATGCTGACAAAAGGGAGCATATACTATCCAAAGCTTATCGATAAGGGCCTGCAGGTGGATAATCAACCACTAGGACAGACACTGCAGAAAGCAAGGCGATATGATCATAAAAGCAAGCCGGATGCATCCACACCGGTTTGA